In Pseudomonas sp. PDNC002, the DNA window CATCTGCAGGCGTTCGAGTTCCACCGCCACCGGCTCTTCCTCGACCAGCACGCCGAGGCTATTGCGCTTGATCGATTCGCGCAGCTCGACCAAATGATTCCTGCTGGCGTCCAGGGTGGGGTCCCACAGGTGCATCTGGTGCCAGGACACCGGGCATTGGCTGCGGCAGGCCAGGCGAATAGGGCCTGCGCCCATGTCGGGACCACGCCCGGCGCGGTCGGCGAGATTGCGCAGCGGCAAGTTCCAGCCGCGGTCGGCCTCGCCCTTCTCGTCGAAGTCCAGGTAGAAGAACACCACCGCCTTGACCAGCAGGCGCGGGTTGATCAGCACGTAGGCGAGCTGCATCTGCCGGTCCGCGTACTCGGGCATCTGCACGACGTTGTCGAGCAGCGCTTCGAATTCGGGGTAGAGCATTTCCTTGCAGACACCACGGTCGTTGAAGAAGACAACGGCTTCCACCATTTGAGGCTTCTTCTGCATGCTCATCGATTGACCTCTGGGCCGGTGCGGGATGAAGTCGAGGACCTACCGGAAACGCAGCACTCTGAGTGCAGGAAATTTCCGACATCCGGGCAAGTCTAGGGGAATTAATGTCGCAGGCAATGTGACTGGGTTGGCACCGGACCGGCTGGTCAGGTCCGGTGGTTAACCGGCTGGGGAGTTTTGTGACGCGGTTAAATATTTGGTGAGAATTCCGGGCCCCACCGGGAACTTTCCGGGGCCCGGATTTGCGACTCAGATCTCGGCAGCGAGGCGCGAGCCCTGGTTGATGGCGCGCTTGGCATCCAGTTCGGCGGCTACATCGGCGCCGCCGATCAGGTGCACGCTCTGGCCGGCAGCGACCAGACTCTCATGCAATTCGCGCAGCGGGTCCTGGCCGGCGCAGACGACCACGGTGTCCACCGGCAGCACTTGCGGCTCACCGCCAGCGATGCTGATGTGCAGGCCGTCATTGTCGACCTTGAGGTACTCGACGCTGTTGAGCATCTGCACCTGCTTGTTCTTCAGGCCTGCGCGGTGGATCCAGCCGGTGGTCTTGCCCAGGCCATCGCCAACCTTGGACTTCTTGCGCTGCAGCAGGAACACCTGGCGCGCCGCGGCGTGCGGATGCGCCTGGATGCCGGCGATACCGCCACGAGCTTCCAGGTTTTCGTCGATGCCCCACTCCTGCCAGAAGGCATGGCGGTCCAGGCTGGTGGATTCGCCAGCGTGGGTGATGTACTCGGAGACGTCGAAGCCGATGCCGCCGGCGCCGATCACCGCCGCGCTGTGGCCGACCGGCTTGCGCTCGAGAATGGCGTCCAGGTAGCTGATCACCTTGGCGTTCTCGATACCCGGGATGGCCGGGGTGCGCGGCACGATACCGGTGGCGAGGATGATCTCGTCGAAGCCGCCCTTCACCAGGTCGTCGACACTGACGCGAGTATTCAGGCGCAGGTCGACACCGGTGGTTTCCACCTTGCGCTTGAAGTAGCGCAGGGTCTCGTAGAACTCTTCCTTGCCCGGCACGCGCTTGGCAACGTTGAACTGGCCACCGATCTCACTGGCCGAATCGAACAGCGTCACCTCATGACCACGCTCGGCCGCCACGGTGGCAGCGGACAGGCCCGCCGGGCCGGCGCCGACCACGGCGATCTTCTTCACGTGGGTGGTCGGGATGTAGTTCAGCTCGGTCTCGTGGCAGGCGCGCGGGTTCACCAGGCAACTGGTCAGCTTGCCGCCGAAGGTGTGGTCCAGGCAGGCCTGGTTGCAACCGATGCAGGTGTTGATCTCGTCGGCGCGGCCTTCGGCGGCCTTGTTGACGAAGTCCGGGTCGGCGAGGAACGGACGGGCCATGGAGACCATGTCGGCATCGCCCTCGGCCAGCACTTGCTCGGCGACTTCCGGGGTGTTGATACGGTTGGTGGTGACCAGCGGGATGCCGATCTCGCCACGCAGCTTGGCGGTGACCTTGGTGAAGGCCGCGCGCGGCACCTTGGTGGCGATGGTCGGGATACGCGCTTCGTGCCAGCCGATACCGGTGTTGATGATGGTGGCGCCGGCCTTCTCGATGGCCTTGGCGAGCAGGACGATTTCGTCCCAGGTGCTGCCGCCTTCCACCAGGTCGAGCATCGACAGGCGATAGATGATGATGAAGTTCGGGCCCACGGCCTCGCGCACGCGGCGGACGATTTCCACCGGCAGGCGCATGCGGTTCTCGTAGCTGCCACCCCAGCGGTCGGTGCGGTGGTTGGTGTGGGCGGCGAGGAACTGGTTGATGAAGTAGCCTTCCGAACCCATGATCTCGACGCCGTCGTAGCCGGCCACCTGTGCCAGGCTCGAGCAATTGACGAAGTCGGCGATCTGCTTCTCGATGCCCTCTTCATCCAGCTCGCGCGGCTTGAACGGGTTGATCGGCGCCTGGATGGCACTGGGCGCGACCGACTTGGGGCTGTAGGCGTAACGACCGGCATGCAGGATCTGCATGCAGATCTTGCCGCCCGCCTCGTGCACCGCCTGGGTGACGATCTTGTGCTTCTCGGCTTCTTCCGGGGTGGTCAGCTTGGCCGCGCCGGAATACACGCCGCCCTCATCGTTCGGGCCGATACCACCGGTGACCATCAGGCCGACGCCACCACGGGCGCGCTCGGCGAAGTACGCCGCCATGCGCTCGAAGCCCTGGGGCTTCTCTTCCAGGCCGGTGTGCATGGAGCCCATCAGGGTGCGGTTGCGCAGGGTGGTGAAACCCAGGTCCAGCGGCGCGAGCAGGTGCGGATAAGTGGCGGTCATGATTCCTCCGGCATTCACGATGATGCCGCGCCCTCAGCCTGCAGTATCGGAACGGCAAGGCATGGGGCGCGGTCGGTATGGGGCAGACTCTAAGGAGCGCACCCGCCGCGCTCAATGATCGAAAATGACAAGTTACTGACCAAAGATGACACCCCGACTTGGCAACGCCCGGCCCAACCCCTACCCTGTGGTGCACCCCATGAGTACCCTTTCTTTATGCGCAAGCTGATCTTCCTCGTCCTGGTCGTCCTCTTCGCCGGCTACGCCGGTTGGGCGGAGCGTCGCCCGGTCGGCCATTACCTGTCCGACCTGCGCAGCCAGGTCGCGCTCAACCAGGGCCAGCCGTCCGAGCGCGGCAACCTGCTGGGCGTACAGCCGGAGCTGTTCACCCAGGACTACCAGAGCGTCGAGCGCCTGCGCCTGAAGTTCCACGCCTACCTGGCCAAGGCCCGTGACGAGGGCCTGATCAACCCGCGCACCATCGTGGTCTTCCCCGAACACATCGGCACCTGGCTGGTGGCCGCTGGCGAAAAGCCCGAGGTTTACCAGACCGAGCACCTGACCGAGGCCATGGAATGGATGGTCGCCAGCAACCCGCTGAAACTCGCGCGCGGCTGGCTCGGCGCGAAGAGCGAAGATCGCATGGCCGACGCGCTGTTCCGCATGAAGGCGGTGGACATGGCCCACGACTACCAGACGCTGTTCGGCGGCCTGGCGAAGGAATTCGGCGTGACCATCGTCGCCGGCTCTATCGTGCTACCCAATCCACGCATCGTCGAAGGCCAGATCCGCACCGGCAATGGCCGTCTCTACAACGTCACCCAGGTGTTCGGCAGCGACGGCCTGCCGCTGGGCAAACCGCAGCGCAAGCTGTTCCCCATCGACGACGAGAAAGGCTTCACCCGTGGCGGCGACCCCGACGACCTGCAGGTCCTGCAGACTCCGGCCGGACGCCTGGGCGTACTGATCTGCGCCGACAGTTGGTATCCGGCGAGCTACGCGGCGCTGGCGGCGAACAAACCCGACATCGTCGCGGTGCCCGCCTTCCTCACCGGCAACGGCAACTGGAGCAAACCCTGGAAGGGCTATAACGGCGCAGCCACGCCTTCTGACGTAACGCTCAAGCCTGGCGAGCTGACCGAAGGCGAAGCCTGGGAACGCCTGGCTCTGGCCGGCCGCCTCGGCGAAAGCGGCGCCCATGCCGGCATCACCGTGTTCATGCGCGGCCACCTGTGGGACCTGGGCAGCGACGGCCGCAGCCTGGTCGTCAGCGGCAGCAACCACACCCTGGCGCCCGACGGCCCCGGTGCGCGCCTGATCAACCTCTGGCTATGACCCGCCCGACCATGCGTCTGGGCGACCTGTCCGTGGGCTTCGTCCACAGCCTCACCGACGCCCTGGCGGAAAGCGGCGTTGATCCGCAGCCGCTGCTGCAACAGTACGGACTGGACGCGGCGCGCCTGGGCGAGCCCGGCGCGCGCCTGTCGATTCCCCGCTACATGCGCCTGGGCCATGCGGCGATCCAGCAGAGTGGCGATCCGGCGCTCGGGCTACGCATGGGCCAGTTGAGCCGCCCAAGCCAGAGCGGCCTCGCCGGCGTCACGGCCGCACAGGCGCCCAACCTGCGCGCCGCCGCTCGCGCGCTGATCCGCTTCGAACCCCTCTACGCGCAGAACTATCGCGGCCAGAGCAGCTTCATCGAGGACGCCAGTGGCGCCTGCCTGCGTTTCTATTCCATCAGCCCGTACAACGCCTACAACCGCTTCGTGGTGGATTCGGTGCTGGCCGGCTGGGTGAGCATGTTGGGCAGCATCGGGGCGCAGGCGCTGCGTCCGGAGAAGATCGAGATCGAATATCCGGCGCCCGCCTGGGCGGCGCGCTTCGAGGAGATGTTCGGCTGCCCGGTGGAGTTCGGCGCGCCACACAACCAACTGCGCCTGGATCAGTCGGCGCTGGCACGCGGCAATCCGGACCACTGCCCGAGCACCTGGCGGCAATTGCTGGATATCTGCGA includes these proteins:
- a CDS encoding carbon-nitrogen hydrolase family protein, which produces MRKLIFLVLVVLFAGYAGWAERRPVGHYLSDLRSQVALNQGQPSERGNLLGVQPELFTQDYQSVERLRLKFHAYLAKARDEGLINPRTIVVFPEHIGTWLVAAGEKPEVYQTEHLTEAMEWMVASNPLKLARGWLGAKSEDRMADALFRMKAVDMAHDYQTLFGGLAKEFGVTIVAGSIVLPNPRIVEGQIRTGNGRLYNVTQVFGSDGLPLGKPQRKLFPIDDEKGFTRGGDPDDLQVLQTPAGRLGVLICADSWYPASYAALAANKPDIVAVPAFLTGNGNWSKPWKGYNGAATPSDVTLKPGELTEGEAWERLALAGRLGESGAHAGITVFMRGHLWDLGSDGRSLVVSGSNHTLAPDGPGARLINLWL
- a CDS encoding AraC family transcriptional regulator; the protein is MTRPTMRLGDLSVGFVHSLTDALAESGVDPQPLLQQYGLDAARLGEPGARLSIPRYMRLGHAAIQQSGDPALGLRMGQLSRPSQSGLAGVTAAQAPNLRAAARALIRFEPLYAQNYRGQSSFIEDASGACLRFYSISPYNAYNRFVVDSVLAGWVSMLGSIGAQALRPEKIEIEYPAPAWAARFEEMFGCPVEFGAPHNQLRLDQSALARGNPDHCPSTWRQLLDICEKELEQLTRTRSLRERVAQLLGPMLNGREPDLEEVAARLKLPTWTLRRKLAEEGTQFRSILNDTRRDLAMIYIRDTDLAFGEIAYLLGFASAEAFQRAFKRWSGQTPGEFRRAQRQSA
- a CDS encoding NADPH-dependent 2,4-dienoyl-CoA reductase codes for the protein MTATYPHLLAPLDLGFTTLRNRTLMGSMHTGLEEKPQGFERMAAYFAERARGGVGLMVTGGIGPNDEGGVYSGAAKLTTPEEAEKHKIVTQAVHEAGGKICMQILHAGRYAYSPKSVAPSAIQAPINPFKPRELDEEGIEKQIADFVNCSSLAQVAGYDGVEIMGSEGYFINQFLAAHTNHRTDRWGGSYENRMRLPVEIVRRVREAVGPNFIIIYRLSMLDLVEGGSTWDEIVLLAKAIEKAGATIINTGIGWHEARIPTIATKVPRAAFTKVTAKLRGEIGIPLVTTNRINTPEVAEQVLAEGDADMVSMARPFLADPDFVNKAAEGRADEINTCIGCNQACLDHTFGGKLTSCLVNPRACHETELNYIPTTHVKKIAVVGAGPAGLSAATVAAERGHEVTLFDSASEIGGQFNVAKRVPGKEEFYETLRYFKRKVETTGVDLRLNTRVSVDDLVKGGFDEIILATGIVPRTPAIPGIENAKVISYLDAILERKPVGHSAAVIGAGGIGFDVSEYITHAGESTSLDRHAFWQEWGIDENLEARGGIAGIQAHPHAAARQVFLLQRKKSKVGDGLGKTTGWIHRAGLKNKQVQMLNSVEYLKVDNDGLHISIAGGEPQVLPVDTVVVCAGQDPLRELHESLVAAGQSVHLIGGADVAAELDAKRAINQGSRLAAEI